The following are encoded together in the Thermoanaerobaculia bacterium genome:
- a CDS encoding YfhO family protein: protein MRKVLPLLILVLLHGALFWKYYVGIELPIHRDLVYQHIPMKVEAGRQWAAGHLPAWDPNTLNGQPLLANPNYASFYPSTFLMGYGKPVPRACGVLLFHHLFLLLGWYVLARRLQLTNPVIVLTGTIVGFAGPTLSSMAYFNMLAAISWIPWHLASWTVKQRSWRITLAAVTLALIVLAGFPFAVPAALFLAFFFLILRGDYRWKTRLADLAMAGILAAGLGAIQIVPAAAMVGDTLKAEAIPYSESLGYFSFYPIRTLEFVFPAIFGDPNGELSSQYWGSSFADSGNPLIASPYIGIVTIILLIFFLKKRRAWVLGALGVILILSWGRFAGLHWLLTTLIPPLGGFRFPEKYLLLLPFVAALGIMVQPDFSNFTRKVRYLFVGLASILTGVGLFGVGMVSRIFSVSDPVYASGILRIQFLVSAILLAFLAMERKRAGGEHKRSWFLAGLIVSDLLSFHAGVMPGAESNMVSSPPPLVKVLKEENAGRIFHLLASEFQLDEENQLQVDSFYRGFDRFAWVALFPRSGTLFNLSYALDPPIDNMAIRFMGMEALKSMNHDYVDVELLRHLGVTHIFHVTDPLPFPTERSHPFRGFTLSQISGASRLWLEDDTGKIEAVQENRHFEPGRVEFQVDIPREGLLYTDITFTSGWQCNVNGSGADLEMSPWGTLSIPVRPGAIQAEFTYMPPGFRAGMAISVLTGLVLLLMVIWSFLRVYGKQSEGLIEDSPGT from the coding sequence GTGCGTAAGGTTCTTCCCCTTCTGATTCTGGTTCTCCTTCACGGAGCCCTGTTCTGGAAATATTATGTCGGGATCGAGCTTCCCATTCACCGGGATCTAGTCTATCAGCACATCCCCATGAAGGTGGAGGCCGGACGCCAGTGGGCGGCCGGGCACCTCCCGGCCTGGGATCCCAATACCCTCAATGGCCAGCCTCTTCTGGCCAACCCGAATTACGCCTCATTCTACCCATCCACATTCCTGATGGGGTATGGAAAACCCGTACCACGGGCCTGTGGTGTTCTTCTCTTTCACCATCTCTTTCTCCTTCTGGGGTGGTATGTGCTGGCCCGCCGTCTGCAGCTCACAAATCCTGTGATCGTCCTGACCGGCACCATCGTGGGGTTTGCCGGACCCACGCTGAGTTCGATGGCCTATTTTAATATGCTCGCAGCCATTTCCTGGATTCCCTGGCATCTTGCTTCCTGGACTGTAAAGCAGAGGTCATGGAGAATAACCCTGGCAGCCGTCACTCTTGCCCTTATCGTGCTTGCGGGATTTCCCTTTGCAGTTCCTGCAGCGCTTTTTCTTGCCTTCTTCTTTCTGATCCTGAGGGGTGACTATCGCTGGAAGACCCGTCTCGCTGATCTGGCCATGGCCGGTATTCTTGCTGCAGGGTTGGGAGCCATCCAGATAGTGCCGGCTGCCGCCATGGTCGGAGACACTCTGAAGGCTGAAGCCATTCCGTACAGCGAATCCCTCGGTTATTTCTCCTTTTATCCCATTCGCACTCTGGAATTTGTCTTTCCCGCTATCTTTGGAGATCCAAATGGGGAACTCTCTTCCCAGTACTGGGGATCATCTTTTGCCGATTCCGGAAATCCCCTGATTGCCTCGCCATACATCGGTATTGTGACAATCATTCTTCTCATCTTTTTCCTGAAGAAACGGCGGGCCTGGGTTCTGGGAGCTCTGGGTGTGATTCTGATCCTTTCGTGGGGCCGCTTTGCCGGTCTCCACTGGCTTCTGACGACTCTGATTCCGCCCCTGGGTGGATTTCGTTTTCCGGAAAAATATCTTCTCCTCCTGCCCTTCGTAGCCGCTCTGGGGATCATGGTTCAACCCGATTTTTCGAACTTTACGCGAAAAGTACGGTATCTTTTTGTCGGTCTGGCATCGATTCTGACCGGTGTGGGCCTCTTTGGCGTCGGTATGGTATCCCGTATCTTCTCTGTTTCCGACCCGGTATATGCCTCCGGTATATTGCGAATTCAATTCCTGGTTTCCGCCATTCTTCTGGCTTTTCTTGCGATGGAACGAAAAAGGGCTGGAGGGGAGCATAAAAGAAGCTGGTTTCTCGCAGGACTTATCGTATCGGATCTTCTTTCCTTCCATGCAGGTGTCATGCCCGGCGCAGAAAGCAACATGGTTTCCTCACCCCCTCCGCTGGTCAAGGTGCTGAAGGAAGAAAACGCGGGAAGAATTTTTCATCTCCTGGCATCGGAATTTCAACTGGATGAAGAAAACCAACTTCAGGTTGACTCCTTTTATCGCGGATTTGACCGCTTCGCCTGGGTCGCTCTCTTTCCCCGCTCGGGAACGCTTTTCAACCTCTCCTATGCCCTGGATCCTCCTATCGATAATATGGCCATTCGGTTCATGGGGATGGAAGCTCTGAAATCGATGAACCATGACTATGTGGATGTTGAACTTCTTCGCCATCTTGGTGTGACACATATCTTTCATGTTACAGATCCCTTGCCCTTTCCAACGGAACGGAGCCATCCCTTTCGAGGATTCACCCTCTCTCAGATTTCCGGCGCGTCGCGCCTGTGGCTGGAAGATGACACGGGAAAGATCGAAGCCGTACAGGAGAACCGCCATTTTGAACCGGGACGGGTGGAGTTTCAGGTTGATATCCCCCGCGAGGGACTCCTTTATACCGATATTACATTCACAAGTGGCTGGCAATGTAATGTGAACGGTTCTGGCGCGGATTTGGAAATGTCACCCTGGGGAACACTCTCGATCCCGGTCCGTCCTGGAGCGATCCAGGCGGAGTTCACGTACATGCCTCCGGGATTCCGGGCCGGGATGGCGATCTCCGTACTGACCGGTCTTGTTCTACTTCTGATGGTGATCTGGAGCTTCCTGAGAGTCTACGGGAAACAGAGTGAAGGGCTTATTGAAGATAGCCCAGGGACCTGA
- a CDS encoding polyprenyl synthetase family protein, producing MSFQHFSERWLPGIHDRLQALALGESSVPQRLASAAIESVTAPGKRIRPLLTMATAETFGLNAERVLDLGCAMEFVHVSSLILDDLPCMDDAIMRRGKPACHRTHGEDIAILAAFGLLSRAFEIVSSAVHGLPVERYAVRDYIETLSRATGFSGMVGGQVQDLHPPEHIDFHSLEYIHSHKTGALFVASASCGAYAAQAKLKHLEGIRTFSKNLGLAFQIQDDLLDVLSTPAITGKETNTPHRKTFVDLFGVERCREAVDTLFETVEDTLRTFPGGAPLLQGLVEHVRRRSS from the coding sequence ATGTCTTTTCAGCATTTTTCCGAACGATGGCTCCCGGGAATTCATGACCGATTACAGGCTCTGGCTCTGGGGGAGTCATCCGTCCCACAAAGACTTGCATCGGCTGCGATCGAATCGGTAACAGCGCCGGGGAAACGGATTCGCCCGCTTCTGACCATGGCTACTGCGGAGACCTTTGGACTTAACGCAGAGCGTGTGCTTGATCTGGGATGTGCCATGGAATTTGTTCATGTGAGCTCGCTGATCCTGGATGATCTGCCTTGCATGGATGACGCAATTATGCGGCGAGGAAAACCAGCCTGCCATCGGACTCATGGGGAAGATATCGCCATCCTTGCAGCCTTTGGCCTGCTATCCAGAGCCTTTGAAATCGTCTCTTCAGCCGTGCATGGACTGCCCGTCGAGCGGTATGCGGTCCGGGATTACATTGAAACGCTGAGTCGTGCAACAGGTTTTTCGGGAATGGTGGGGGGACAGGTTCAGGATCTGCACCCTCCGGAGCACATCGATTTTCACTCTCTGGAATACATTCATTCTCATAAAACCGGGGCACTTTTCGTAGCCAGCGCGTCCTGCGGAGCCTACGCGGCTCAGGCAAAACTCAAACACCTGGAAGGGATCCGGACATTTTCGAAAAATCTCGGCCTGGCATTTCAGATTCAGGATGACCTTCTGGATGTTCTCTCCACTCCAGCCATCACCGGGAAGGAGACCAATACTCCCCATCGAAAAACATTCGTTGACCTATTCGGCGTGGAACGGTGCAGGGAGGCTGTCGATACTCTCTTTGAAACCGTGGAGGATACGTTACGAACGTTTCCCGGAGGAGCACCGCTCCTCCAAGGTCTGGTTGAACATGTCCGCCGGCGAAGCTCCTGA
- a CDS encoding ABC transporter substrate-binding protein — protein MAIHLFTSFICFFFFLILLPLVLPPDASFFWTAFLGFLVIAAQFITMQIIVARQLKRRSKGVREVIDRIVAGDLTLGRGEIRESVRSSMLTGGLMGLSRGIGRLLRRFQAVQDQSRQTSVKLHEAGLALTRSAVGGSSALDMTAEAIGSVYHSQSSLHESIERLGVAGEDTASSILQMSASLEEVSHFVHNLFSHVAQVNEASEDIFASIRDVQEHIQHLSSFGIETATSMQEMRASIEEIDHHSQTTSQRAEESRAVAMEGKTMMGTMVSAVDKVQDQMGKIQETMGNLEERTRRIGDVVTVITDITKQTNLLALNAAIIAAQGKDKGKGFAVVAEEIRDLSERTAHSTEEINTLVSGIQQVVKALGKELNQGTESIRYSVSMSRDIATRFDQVLSGLEISLGSISQIATMTREQNRNSDDVARAVEEVSERIQEMNQTMNRQVEKTRYLSEFSRKIVEGVTHIQRSTEEQSKSSAVIMDAVNHMKGGIHTLAEASDHIVKSNAMIMKALGELKQTVSQVMERSSAVRMLSDAIQAGSADLETVVSAFQSPEPRRGGELKFHIAWKGEMRFDPLSVRYMETSQVTRHIFETLVDVDRSSLPVPLLARSWEMGDGGRTYTVYLRDGVAFHNGHRFTSKDVVWTFRRLLMPESPSLNRELFCCIEGARDFMEGRSGDLPGVSALDSLTVQFRLDEPLTLFPILLAMNDTAIVPADEEGPALGSQENLPGTGPFLPGEVKEDDCITLLRNDRYHQPGSPLLKEVHLDIHHRSSSDILERMSQGELDMVLGVLPTELPAFLDRGFLHVNAPTLRTTFVAFNQEYEPLQNARVRQALNLAINRDPINQHLYDGHGIPASGILPPVLSPAGRPEGYVYNPDLARDLLADAGFSNGLRLSIWVREEEDLAATPIPAILEDFRTIGVFVDVEPMSSSEIQRRRSKGQQSPLFLTGWYADYPDPDSFFSSLFLPESDAVNLHLDFPAFHQKIEAARREPDMRKRRDLYGELNRIASREALVLFLFHPSEVIVYSERVQDVLPATIPPFLRFGRLWLQSQAS, from the coding sequence GTGGCGATTCACCTTTTTACGTCATTTATCTGTTTCTTTTTCTTTTTGATTCTCCTTCCCCTGGTTCTTCCTCCCGATGCCTCGTTCTTTTGGACGGCATTTCTGGGATTCCTTGTAATCGCCGCTCAATTCATTACCATGCAGATCATCGTTGCCCGTCAGCTGAAGCGGAGATCGAAGGGGGTTCGGGAAGTCATTGACCGAATTGTTGCGGGAGATCTGACATTGGGGCGTGGAGAAATCCGGGAATCTGTCCGTTCTTCGATGCTGACCGGAGGTCTTATGGGGCTTTCCCGCGGGATTGGTCGCCTTCTCCGGAGATTCCAGGCAGTCCAGGATCAGTCCCGCCAGACATCCGTGAAATTGCACGAAGCCGGCCTTGCGCTCACCCGTTCGGCAGTTGGCGGCTCCTCGGCTCTGGATATGACGGCCGAGGCGATCGGGAGTGTGTATCACTCCCAGAGCTCTCTGCACGAATCGATCGAGAGGCTGGGAGTTGCGGGAGAAGATACTGCCTCCAGCATTTTACAGATGAGTGCATCCCTGGAAGAGGTATCCCACTTTGTTCACAACCTTTTCTCCCATGTTGCCCAGGTGAACGAGGCATCAGAGGATATCTTTGCCTCCATTCGTGATGTCCAGGAGCACATTCAGCACCTCAGTTCCTTCGGTATCGAGACCGCTACATCGATGCAGGAAATGCGGGCTTCCATCGAGGAAATCGACCACCATTCTCAGACTACCTCTCAGCGTGCAGAGGAGAGCCGGGCCGTGGCCATGGAAGGAAAGACCATGATGGGGACCATGGTCTCTGCCGTAGACAAGGTACAGGATCAAATGGGTAAGATCCAGGAAACGATGGGGAATCTGGAAGAAAGAACGCGGCGGATCGGAGATGTGGTTACGGTCATTACCGATATCACCAAACAGACAAATCTCCTCGCGCTGAATGCTGCTATCATCGCAGCTCAGGGAAAGGACAAGGGAAAGGGGTTTGCTGTTGTCGCCGAGGAAATTCGGGATCTTTCCGAGCGTACAGCTCACTCCACGGAGGAAATCAATACCCTTGTGAGCGGGATTCAACAAGTTGTGAAGGCGCTCGGGAAGGAACTGAACCAGGGTACAGAATCCATTCGGTATTCAGTATCCATGTCCAGAGACATCGCTACCCGTTTTGATCAGGTCTTATCCGGTCTTGAAATCTCCCTGGGTTCGATCAGTCAGATTGCGACAATGACCCGGGAGCAGAATCGAAACAGCGACGATGTCGCCAGAGCTGTTGAGGAAGTATCTGAGCGGATTCAGGAAATGAACCAGACAATGAATCGCCAGGTCGAAAAAACTCGTTACCTTTCCGAATTCAGCCGGAAAATTGTGGAAGGCGTGACTCATATTCAGCGTTCGACGGAGGAACAGAGTAAGAGTTCCGCAGTCATCATGGACGCAGTGAACCATATGAAAGGGGGAATCCATACCCTGGCTGAGGCCAGCGACCACATCGTGAAATCCAATGCCATGATCATGAAGGCTCTGGGTGAACTGAAGCAGACGGTCAGCCAGGTCATGGAGCGTTCTTCCGCTGTCCGCATGCTTTCTGACGCAATACAGGCAGGCTCTGCCGATCTAGAGACGGTGGTTTCCGCCTTTCAGAGTCCGGAGCCCAGGCGGGGAGGAGAATTGAAATTCCACATCGCCTGGAAGGGCGAGATGCGATTTGATCCCCTTTCCGTTCGATATATGGAAACAAGCCAGGTTACACGACATATTTTCGAAACTCTCGTAGACGTGGATCGGTCATCTCTTCCTGTTCCCCTTCTTGCAAGATCATGGGAAATGGGGGATGGCGGGAGAACCTATACCGTCTACCTCCGGGACGGGGTCGCTTTTCACAACGGGCACAGATTCACTTCAAAGGACGTGGTATGGACCTTTCGGCGCCTGTTGATGCCTGAATCCCCCTCCCTCAACAGGGAATTGTTCTGCTGTATTGAGGGAGCCAGGGACTTTATGGAAGGACGATCCGGCGATCTTCCCGGAGTCTCGGCTCTGGATTCCCTGACCGTGCAGTTCAGGCTTGACGAACCCCTGACTCTCTTCCCCATTCTCCTGGCGATGAATGATACGGCCATTGTCCCGGCTGATGAGGAGGGTCCGGCCCTTGGATCGCAGGAAAATCTTCCGGGTACGGGTCCTTTTCTCCCGGGAGAGGTGAAGGAAGATGATTGCATCACGCTCCTTCGAAACGACCGATACCACCAGCCCGGCTCTCCGCTCCTGAAGGAAGTCCATCTCGACATCCACCATCGCTCTTCTTCCGACATTCTCGAGCGTATGTCGCAAGGGGAGCTGGACATGGTGCTGGGTGTTCTCCCCACGGAACTGCCTGCATTCCTGGACCGTGGTTTTCTCCACGTCAATGCACCCACTCTCCGAACGACCTTTGTCGCCTTCAATCAGGAATATGAACCCCTCCAAAATGCCAGAGTCAGACAGGCATTAAACCTGGCCATAAACCGGGATCCGATTAATCAACACCTCTACGATGGACACGGGATACCTGCATCTGGAATATTACCGCCCGTGCTTTCGCCTGCCGGGCGTCCGGAAGGATATGTATACAATCCGGATCTGGCACGGGACCTTCTGGCAGATGCCGGATTTTCAAATGGTCTCCGTCTTTCCATATGGGTGCGGGAGGAGGAAGACCTGGCTGCTACGCCGATTCCGGCAATTCTTGAGGATTTCAGGACTATCGGAGTTTTTGTCGACGTGGAACCCATGAGTTCCAGCGAAATTCAGCGCAGGCGATCCAAGGGTCAGCAGAGCCCTCTCTTCCTTACCGGATGGTATGCGGATTATCCCGATCCGGACAGTTTCTTTTCTTCTCTCTTTCTCCCTGAATCGGATGCGGTGAACCTGCACCTGGACTTCCCCGCCTTTCACCAGAAGATTGAAGCGGCGCGCCGGGAGCCGGATATGCGAAAGAGAAGAGATTTGTATGGAGAGCTGAACCGGATTGCCAGCCGCGAGGCTCTGGTTCTCTTCCTCTTCCATCCCTCCGAGGTTATTGTGTATTCGGAAAGGGTACAGGACGTCTTGCCCGCAACCATCCCTCCCTTCCTTCGCTTTGGCAGGCTGTGGCTTCAATCGCAGGCATCCTGA
- a CDS encoding DUF456 family protein, with the protein MASIAGILIWTLVLFLFLVGLIGAVLPVLPCTPFVFVGILIYAWWTGFEVITPPWLIGFGVLTLLSVGLDYLFSVLAPRKMKASWWAVFGAAVGLFVGLFFGLPGILLGPLVGAALFEYIHSRETLQSMGAGISTLVGFILGTMVKGSIAFIMIALFFIRIWTA; encoded by the coding sequence GTGGCTTCAATCGCAGGCATCCTGATCTGGACCCTGGTTCTCTTTCTCTTCCTCGTCGGTCTGATCGGGGCTGTCCTTCCCGTACTTCCCTGTACACCCTTTGTCTTTGTGGGGATCCTGATCTATGCCTGGTGGACGGGATTTGAGGTAATTACACCGCCATGGCTTATCGGATTTGGAGTTCTGACTTTGCTCAGCGTGGGATTAGATTATCTCTTTTCCGTTCTGGCTCCCCGTAAGATGAAAGCCTCATGGTGGGCTGTTTTCGGTGCGGCGGTGGGCCTCTTTGTGGGTCTCTTCTTTGGCCTGCCCGGTATTCTGCTGGGTCCGCTGGTGGGAGCAGCACTTTTCGAGTATATTCACAGCCGGGAGACCCTGCAGTCCATGGGTGCCGGCATCTCCACGCTGGTCGGATTCATTCTGGGAACCATGGTGAAGGGATCCATCGCGTTCATCATGATAGCGCTCTTTTTTATCCGGATCTGGACGGCATAA
- a CDS encoding GreA/GreB family elongation factor: protein MEDVELQYLKMLEEKPEDLSSIFSLLLALEGEERKKIPEYISLLDETLATRGNHVSRWEVAKWRLEHAPEGKEDWENIWSHFLECHPGHPVVKDIMAHMKKDYRKSPRKILSTLEELLELTPESIVKFQGKPGKILEFNSNLGVFKVRLDSGQTVSVPLRAATKFLTVLSSGVSTAKSSKEDQRSEILNDPRAYLDSVFRDRDVSVTVDDLRTMLRGLLEDEEIPRWWDDVRKKIPFITIPQGSRHSYRPAKDPEEPLRMAQSMDAKDRLTFINTNLPAFPGLKEGFLSLLRDEMDKSDPVVTYRTWKALQKHSPETAPLIQDIFLSHSPEILYSSLPGYRERLEILPVISDPAVLSKLLMVEAHPDCLKEIWNRLQDEKAADNIFSKPAEAPRAFIFLMNLIGEDPVITDLAGHLTSGLLQAAIEAFTLPAFDTLTTDLGSLWGPEGGAVRLLRGKIRQDEAAEVLEFLDETASRHGGFPQYDAIRAQFLMAFPDLAKSDSALWCTRASLEAKEKEFEQIMRKEIPKARKAVSEAAAMGDLRENFEYKSGRERYEHLQVLAARLRSDLDRVRIIDPPPSPVKEVRVGTRITLENPSGGKRTLTILGPWESDPESDVYSYESELGASLLDKTQGEQVNVLGSLWIITSIDPFEPAG, encoded by the coding sequence ATGGAAGATGTAGAACTCCAATACCTGAAGATGCTGGAAGAAAAGCCGGAGGATCTTTCGTCCATCTTTTCCCTTCTGCTTGCGCTGGAAGGCGAAGAACGAAAGAAGATACCCGAGTATATTTCACTCCTGGATGAAACCCTTGCCACCCGGGGAAACCATGTTTCCCGCTGGGAAGTGGCAAAGTGGAGACTTGAACATGCTCCCGAGGGGAAGGAAGACTGGGAGAATATCTGGAGCCACTTTCTGGAATGTCATCCCGGCCATCCTGTAGTAAAGGACATCATGGCCCACATGAAGAAGGATTATCGCAAGAGTCCCAGAAAGATCCTCTCCACTCTGGAGGAATTACTCGAACTGACTCCGGAGTCGATCGTAAAATTCCAGGGAAAACCGGGAAAGATCCTTGAATTCAACTCGAATCTTGGTGTCTTCAAAGTTCGATTGGATTCCGGACAGACCGTTTCCGTTCCTCTTCGAGCGGCCACCAAATTTCTCACAGTTCTTTCTTCGGGAGTCAGCACTGCGAAATCATCAAAGGAAGATCAGAGATCGGAGATTTTGAATGATCCACGTGCCTATCTCGATTCGGTCTTTCGGGATCGGGATGTCTCCGTGACCGTGGATGATCTTCGGACCATGCTTCGAGGCTTGTTGGAGGATGAGGAGATCCCGCGCTGGTGGGATGACGTTCGAAAAAAAATTCCCTTCATCACCATTCCTCAGGGAAGCCGTCACAGTTACCGCCCGGCGAAGGACCCTGAGGAGCCTCTTCGCATGGCACAATCCATGGATGCCAAAGACCGTCTCACGTTTATCAACACCAACCTTCCCGCCTTTCCCGGTCTGAAAGAGGGATTTCTGAGCCTGCTAAGGGACGAAATGGATAAATCCGACCCGGTCGTAACCTATCGCACGTGGAAGGCCCTGCAGAAGCATAGTCCAGAAACGGCGCCCTTGATTCAGGATATCTTTCTTTCCCACTCGCCCGAGATCCTCTATTCGTCTCTTCCGGGGTACAGGGAACGATTGGAAATCCTTCCTGTCATTTCGGACCCGGCGGTCCTCAGCAAGTTACTGATGGTGGAGGCGCATCCAGACTGTCTGAAAGAGATCTGGAACAGGCTCCAGGACGAAAAGGCTGCCGACAATATTTTTTCAAAACCGGCAGAGGCTCCTCGAGCCTTTATTTTCCTCATGAATCTCATTGGTGAGGATCCTGTGATCACCGATCTGGCCGGCCATCTCACCTCAGGGCTGCTCCAGGCCGCCATTGAAGCTTTCACACTGCCTGCGTTTGACACACTGACCACGGATCTGGGTTCTCTCTGGGGACCGGAAGGAGGGGCCGTTCGTCTTCTGCGAGGTAAGATACGTCAGGACGAAGCCGCAGAAGTCCTTGAGTTTCTTGATGAAACGGCCAGCCGTCATGGAGGCTTCCCTCAGTATGACGCCATCCGGGCCCAGTTTCTCATGGCATTTCCGGATCTGGCGAAATCCGATTCCGCACTCTGGTGTACACGCGCATCACTGGAAGCGAAGGAAAAAGAGTTTGAACAGATCATGCGAAAGGAAATCCCTAAAGCGAGAAAAGCCGTCTCCGAAGCTGCGGCGATGGGAGACCTGAGGGAAAACTTTGAATACAAATCGGGGCGGGAGCGATACGAACATCTACAGGTTCTGGCTGCACGATTGCGATCCGATCTTGATCGAGTGCGCATCATCGACCCACCCCCATCGCCCGTAAAGGAAGTCCGTGTGGGAACCCGCATTACGCTGGAAAATCCATCCGGCGGTAAACGGACACTTACGATTCTGGGACCCTGGGAAAGTGACCCTGAATCGGATGTCTATTCATACGAATCCGAACTCGGTGCATCATTACTGGACAAGACACAGGGTGAGCAAGTCAATGTCCTGGGCTCTCTATGGATCATCACTTCTATCGATCCATTCGAGCCTGCGGGGTAG
- a CDS encoding OsmC family protein, translating to MTKQARCIWTRNLQFVAESDSGHAVVMDTSHADGMDSASTPMELILMALMGCTGMDVVSILKKMRKEPTFFEVTCEAEWADAKPRYYETIHLHFRVSGPKVDAAALEKAIDLSREKYCSVSAQLSGRSKITSDFEILEPQTD from the coding sequence ATGACCAAGCAAGCCCGTTGTATATGGACACGAAATCTTCAGTTTGTCGCTGAATCGGACAGTGGACATGCGGTAGTCATGGATACGAGCCATGCCGATGGCATGGACAGTGCCTCCACACCCATGGAACTCATCCTTATGGCTCTGATGGGATGCACGGGAATGGACGTGGTTTCCATTCTTAAAAAGATGAGGAAGGAACCCACTTTCTTTGAAGTCACCTGCGAAGCGGAATGGGCCGATGCCAAGCCTCGCTATTACGAGACCATTCACCTCCACTTTCGGGTGTCGGGCCCCAAAGTGGACGCTGCCGCTCTTGAGAAGGCCATCGATCTTTCAAGGGAAAAATACTGTTCCGTTTCCGCCCAGCTTTCGGGACGTTCGAAAATCACGTCGGATTTCGAAATCTTAGAACCACAGACCGACTGA
- a CDS encoding DUF4416 family protein, with the protein MSQPGKVLPCFFFCGCIHGMDALTPEVKQALEDLLGGIDSQSGLIPFQETDHYRAEMGTDLSRTFFIREELRYDPEKLVELKLKAWEIEKTFSSEGRRLINLDPGYLNAHQVVIATFKNFTHRIYLGRGVFAHMEYVFKSGNPVPLRWTYPDFRRDDYREFFRTERGRYKKKWEVQDLNL; encoded by the coding sequence ATGAGCCAGCCAGGTAAGGTCCTTCCCTGTTTCTTTTTCTGTGGATGCATTCACGGGATGGATGCACTCACTCCGGAAGTCAAACAGGCGCTGGAGGATCTTTTAGGCGGGATTGACAGTCAATCCGGTCTGATACCCTTTCAGGAAACGGATCATTATCGTGCCGAAATGGGAACGGATCTGTCCCGAACCTTTTTTATAAGGGAAGAACTGCGTTACGATCCGGAAAAGCTCGTGGAATTGAAGCTCAAGGCGTGGGAAATCGAGAAGACATTCTCGTCTGAGGGCAGGCGATTGATTAACCTCGACCCCGGGTATCTGAATGCTCACCAGGTCGTGATCGCCACATTCAAAAACTTCACCCACAGGATCTATCTGGGCCGCGGCGTCTTTGCTCACATGGAGTATGTATTCAAATCGGGGAATCCTGTTCCCCTTCGATGGACGTACCCCGATTTTCGAAGAGATGATTATCGGGAGTTTTTCAGGACGGAACGAGGTCGGTACAAAAAAAAGTGGGAGGTACAGGATTTGAACCTGTGA
- a CDS encoding histidine kinase dimerization/phospho-acceptor domain-containing protein, with amino-acid sequence MRKEHWVLLLILLSLVLCVLLILNGLEIHRSITGLALDSLESISDKYVRELRGCSGGGHIRMDSLQACMDRLQQREAEYLQYIVLEDQEGTEIIRTSDGELGEPAIEVRRILHRRLPGYSVNFGFHEDLLGQWQHLGRRASSIATLLGLAFILFGGLASYALIKNIRLSETVMRSRHLGEVGIMVAQLSHEIRNPLASIRGLAQILEEEVREPELKNHVATIISETSRLDLLARDLLSFSRPARPVPEKLNVTDETQKIIADLGIIHETILECPSEPCAGRMDPSHFRQIMENLLMNACDATKGTSPVEVKIQEQGKYIITEVTNRAENVQASDLDSFFTPFYTTKSGGSGLGLSVCKKLAEANGAILHAELKAEEFVSLTLRIRHE; translated from the coding sequence ATGCGAAAAGAACACTGGGTCCTTCTTCTTATTTTGCTGAGTCTTGTTCTGTGCGTGTTGCTTATCCTGAATGGACTGGAGATCCATCGTTCAATTACAGGACTTGCTCTCGATTCCCTCGAATCGATTTCAGATAAATATGTACGGGAACTCAGAGGGTGTTCCGGCGGAGGTCATATCCGGATGGACAGCCTTCAGGCCTGTATGGACCGTCTGCAGCAACGTGAGGCCGAGTATCTTCAATATATCGTTCTGGAAGATCAGGAGGGAACTGAAATCATCCGAACCTCCGATGGCGAACTGGGAGAACCGGCCATCGAAGTCCGAAGAATTCTGCATCGCCGCTTACCGGGATACAGCGTGAATTTCGGGTTTCACGAAGACCTGCTTGGCCAGTGGCAGCACCTCGGACGCCGTGCCTCGTCGATCGCGACACTGCTCGGGCTTGCATTTATTCTCTTCGGAGGTCTTGCATCGTATGCCCTGATAAAAAACATACGGTTGAGCGAAACGGTAATGAGGTCCAGGCATCTGGGTGAGGTGGGGATCATGGTTGCACAGCTGTCGCATGAAATCAGGAATCCTCTGGCTTCCATTCGCGGCCTGGCTCAAATTCTCGAGGAAGAAGTCAGGGAGCCCGAGTTGAAGAACCATGTTGCGACCATAATTTCAGAGACGAGCAGGCTGGATCTTCTTGCCCGGGATCTGCTGAGCTTTTCCCGGCCCGCGCGTCCGGTTCCGGAAAAGCTGAATGTGACGGATGAAACTCAAAAAATTATCGCCGATCTCGGGATTATTCATGAGACAATCCTGGAATGCCCTTCAGAACCCTGTGCGGGAAGGATGGATCCATCTCATTTTCGTCAGATCATGGAAAACCTTCTCATGAATGCCTGCGACGCTACAAAGGGAACGTCCCCCGTGGAAGTGAAGATTCAGGAGCAGGGAAAATACATTATCACGGAAGTGACCAACAGGGCTGAGAACGTTCAGGCTTCCGACCTGGATTCCTTTTTTACGCCCTTTTATACGACAAAATCAGGCGGCAGCGGACTGGGCCTGTCCGTGTGTAAAAAATTGGCAGAGGCAAACGGTGCAATTCTCCATGCGGAGCTCAAGGCCGAAGAATTTGTTTCGCTTACCCTGAGGATTCGACATGAGTAA